Genomic segment of Nostoc sp. TCL240-02:
CGTCGCATCGGGCTGTGCTATGACGAGTTGGCGCAGGATTTCTAACTGTTCAGCATTCAACTTTGTTGCTGTCTGCTCAGTCCGCACCTTGGGGCCTATCATCCCCAATTCTCGATGGCGTTTGAGTAAATTTTGCACAAAACTTAAGGTGACACCAAAGTTTTTAGCCAGTTTTCGTTGGGAAATGTCACCGCAGGCATAAGCATCAACTATTTTTTGACGCAAGTCGAGAGAGTAGGCTTTCATCACCACCAATTATCAGTAGAATTGCTCTCTCCTACTGTACTGAAGTAGACTGATAACCGCTATACGTAAAAAAGATTTAAGTTGTGACCACCATATATCCCTCTTTCTTTACCGAAAGTAACAAAAAAGGGATTAAACCTAATTACAGAAAAACAAAAACAACCTTCATTTAGGCGATCGCTGTTTTAAACAAAGCGAAAATCTTGGTTATCTCGTTCCATTGTTGTAATTCAAAATTTAAATATCCGAACATCAAGGGTTATTAGAAAATTCAGACTCCCTTTTTTCAACCTTAACCATTTAGTCTAAACTCCAATTTCTTTCTTAGTATACTTAGCCAGATTCAACTAATACGCAGGGAGAAGGGGATACAAAGCTTGTGGAAATTACCTCTTCAATAACTGCTCACAGTGCCACTCTGCCGAAGTGCAGTAATAGTATTTCACTTTAAGGTTGATACAAATAAGCAGCAAGAAAGCAGGGAGTATGGAGAAAGAATTAGAGATAAATTATTTGGATCAGGAGTTTTGTGAAATGGTATAACAGAGCTTTAATGTTCTTGTCCTGTCGGCCGGATAAGAATTTCGTTGACATTAACGCGGGACGGTTGCGTGACGGCATAAACGATCGCAGCAGCAACGTCTTCGCTATGCAGAGGTGTAATTGCCTTGCGTCGTTCCTCAATGCGTTGTTTGGCAACTGGATCGGTAATTTGGTTGTCAATTTCCGTATCCACTAAACCTGGTTCAATAATGGTGACGCGGATATTGTCCTTATGGACTTCTTGACGTAAAGCTTCTGAGAGGGCATTAACGCCCCATTTGGTAGCATTATAAACACCGATACCCGCCCGTGCTGTCCGACCTGCCACTGAGGAGATATTGACTATGTGCCCCGATTTTTGCGCCTTCAACAGAGGTAAAACAGCGTGGGTAGCATATAGCAGTCCTAGTACGTTGATGTCGAACGATCGCCGCCAGTCTGAGCTATTTCCAGCTTCAATGGTTCCGAGTAAGGCAATCCCTGCATTATTCACCAGGATATCGACCCTTCCCAATTCTGCATTTGCCTTTGCCACCAAGTTATTTACCTGGTTTTCATCAGTCACATCAGTGACAATGGGCA
This window contains:
- a CDS encoding transposase, translating into MKAYSLDLRQKIVDAYACGDISQRKLAKNFGVTLSFVQNLLKRHRELGMIGPKVRTEQTATKLNAEQLEILRQLVIAQPDATLSELRERLYEKTEVLIGVATVNRMVRWKLHLNLKKKSPPHKKR
- a CDS encoding SDR family NAD(P)-dependent oxidoreductase — protein: MTGKLKEKVAIITGASAGIGEATAIALAEEGATVVLAARRGDRIQALAERIEASGGKALPIVTDVTDENQVNNLVAKANAELGRVDILVNNAGIALLGTIEAGNSSDWRRSFDINVLGLLYATHAVLPLLKAQKSGHIVNISSVAGRTARAGIGVYNATKWGVNALSEALRQEVHKDNIRVTIIEPGLVDTEIDNQITDPVAKQRIEERRKAITPLHSEDVAAAIVYAVTQPSRVNVNEILIRPTGQEH